The following proteins are co-located in the Rhodococcus opacus B4 genome:
- a CDS encoding flavin reductase family protein, protein MTRTEEPASPVVRRFAPADLKSVLGHFCTGVTVITAHDGKSPHGFTCQSFVSLSLDPPYVSFSPARTSTSWPRLRASEHVCVNVLAHDQRDVCGTFATSGADKFAGVGWSHAGNGAPALDGVLAQVEATVEFEHDAGDHTIVVARVTGLDVLRDVPPLLVYRGGLGIFTAAT, encoded by the coding sequence ATGACCCGTACCGAAGAACCCGCGTCGCCGGTGGTGCGCCGCTTCGCCCCCGCCGACCTCAAGTCGGTGCTCGGGCACTTCTGCACCGGCGTCACGGTGATCACCGCGCACGACGGCAAGAGTCCGCACGGCTTCACGTGCCAGTCGTTCGTGTCGCTGTCGCTGGACCCGCCGTACGTGTCGTTCAGCCCCGCACGCACGTCGACCAGCTGGCCCCGGCTGCGGGCGAGCGAACACGTCTGCGTCAACGTGCTCGCGCACGACCAGCGGGACGTGTGCGGGACCTTCGCGACGAGCGGCGCCGACAAGTTCGCCGGCGTGGGGTGGTCGCACGCCGGCAACGGCGCCCCGGCGCTGGACGGCGTGCTCGCCCAGGTGGAGGCGACCGTCGAGTTCGAGCACGACGCCGGCGACCACACCATCGTCGTCGCGCGCGTGACCGGACTGGACGTGCTGCGGGACGTGCCCCCGCTCCTGGTGTACCGCGGCGGGCTCGGCATCTTCACCGCGGCGACGTAA
- a CDS encoding PadR family transcriptional regulator — protein MPSSDPTQSSGFAGLRSTSWPVLGILSFGEEMSGYDLKKWASYSVRFFYWSPSFSQVYSELKKLEDAGYVTSRTVVDDAARVKPKRLYKITDSGMAVIRSWAREAPIDPPVLKHGVMLRMWLGHLTEPEQLKEALEEHISYAEGMSRQAALDARDSDVEPTWAFAHMVNKWSERYYAAESELAKQMLADIDEAALRMRGEGTPEHPGVPKPTESHSIRRSREAQQEYQAAMKAARDVDYEAESED, from the coding sequence ATGCCTTCGTCCGATCCCACACAGAGTTCCGGGTTCGCCGGCCTCCGCTCCACGAGCTGGCCGGTGCTCGGCATCCTGTCGTTCGGCGAGGAGATGTCGGGTTACGACCTGAAGAAGTGGGCCTCGTACAGTGTGCGGTTCTTCTACTGGAGCCCGTCGTTCAGCCAGGTGTACTCGGAGCTGAAGAAGCTCGAGGACGCGGGGTACGTGACGTCGAGGACGGTCGTCGACGATGCGGCGCGGGTGAAACCCAAGCGCCTGTACAAGATCACGGACTCCGGGATGGCCGTCATCCGCAGTTGGGCACGGGAGGCGCCGATCGATCCCCCGGTCCTCAAGCACGGGGTGATGCTGCGAATGTGGCTCGGCCACCTCACGGAGCCCGAACAGCTCAAAGAAGCTCTCGAGGAGCACATCTCGTATGCGGAAGGGATGAGCAGGCAGGCCGCGCTCGACGCCCGCGATTCCGACGTCGAACCCACGTGGGCATTCGCGCACATGGTCAACAAGTGGTCCGAGCGCTATTACGCCGCAGAGAGCGAACTCGCGAAGCAGATGCTCGCCGACATCGACGAGGCCGCCCTGCGGATGCGCGGCGAGGGCACACCGGAGCATCCCGGTGTGCCGAAACCGACCGAATCGCATTCGATCCGGCGCTCCCGTGAGGCACAGCAGGAGTACCAGGCCGCGATGAAGGCGGCGCGGGACGTGGACTACGAGGCCGAGAGCGAGGACTAG
- a CDS encoding alpha/beta hydrolase — MPLDEQAATILRGLNENFPRVETMTGAEARAATKAGRKAAADPEPVGSVLDRDIPGGAGPIAVRIYTPTTHSAELLPVVVFFHGGGFVICDLDSHDGFCRAMCNGIGAVVVSVDYRLAPESQWPAAADDAYAATCWVAQHARELGADPARLLVAGDSSGGNLAAVAALMARDRAAPSVLGQLLMYPVIEPVFDTETYEEFAEGHFLTRSAMQWYWDQYLPTHRDGAPAYAAPVRAEDLGGLPPAIVITAERDPLRSEGEKYAAALADAGVPVQCRRAAGMFHGFLTIDAMTAAQSERRELWPRLRDLVAEPVRTPSG, encoded by the coding sequence ATGCCGCTCGACGAGCAGGCCGCGACCATTCTCCGGGGCCTGAACGAGAACTTTCCCCGGGTCGAGACGATGACGGGCGCCGAGGCCCGCGCGGCGACGAAGGCGGGACGCAAGGCCGCCGCGGACCCCGAACCGGTCGGCAGCGTGCTGGACCGCGACATTCCCGGCGGGGCCGGGCCGATCGCGGTGCGGATCTACACACCGACGACGCATTCTGCGGAGCTGCTGCCCGTCGTCGTCTTCTTCCATGGCGGCGGGTTCGTGATCTGCGACCTCGACAGCCACGACGGGTTCTGCCGCGCTATGTGCAACGGGATCGGCGCCGTCGTCGTCTCCGTCGACTACCGTCTGGCCCCGGAATCGCAGTGGCCGGCCGCGGCGGACGACGCCTACGCCGCGACGTGCTGGGTCGCCCAGCACGCCCGCGAACTCGGCGCCGACCCGGCCAGGCTCCTCGTCGCCGGCGACAGCAGCGGCGGCAACCTCGCGGCCGTCGCCGCGCTGATGGCCCGCGACCGGGCAGCGCCGTCCGTCCTCGGGCAGTTGCTGATGTACCCCGTCATCGAACCGGTCTTCGACACCGAAACGTACGAGGAGTTCGCGGAGGGCCACTTCCTCACCCGCTCTGCGATGCAATGGTATTGGGATCAGTACCTGCCCACCCACCGCGACGGCGCACCCGCCTACGCGGCCCCGGTGCGCGCCGAGGATCTCGGCGGACTCCCGCCCGCGATCGTGATCACCGCCGAACGCGATCCACTCCGGTCCGAGGGGGAGAAGTACGCCGCGGCGCTGGCCGACGCCGGTGTGCCCGTGCAGTGCAGGCGGGCCGCGGGAATGTTCCACGGATTCTTGACGATCGACGCGATGACCGCGGCGCAGAGCGAGCGGCGGGAACTGTGGCCTCGGCTCCGGGACCTGGTCGCCGAACCGGTCCGCACCCCGTCCGGCTAG
- a CDS encoding IclR family transcriptional regulator yields MTTSLSPTPTAGLDRAALLLDAFDGPGRLTLAQIVRRTGLPRSSAHRMLERLVQLRWLRREGRDYELGMRLFELGSLAVHQDRLHRAALPFLHELHRLTGHAVHLAVLEGIDVVYLEKIAGRFGVGLPSRVGGRQPAHCTSVGKVLLAHSPESVVDRVVEAGLPRSTRFSIDSPTAFRAELQKTRERGAAYDREEDLVGVSCVAVPVGTEDNVVAAISVCGPSSQIKLDHRLTAPIRMSAKGTWRNYMSTATPAGGRTDRYSA; encoded by the coding sequence ATGACTACGTCACTCAGCCCCACGCCCACCGCCGGACTCGATCGCGCCGCACTGCTCCTCGACGCGTTCGACGGTCCGGGCAGGCTCACGCTCGCGCAGATCGTGCGCCGCACGGGGCTTCCGCGATCCTCCGCGCACCGGATGCTCGAACGTCTCGTCCAGCTGCGGTGGCTCCGCCGGGAAGGCAGGGACTACGAACTCGGTATGCGGCTGTTCGAACTCGGGTCACTGGCCGTCCACCAGGACCGCCTGCACCGGGCCGCGCTGCCCTTCCTGCACGAACTGCACCGCCTCACCGGGCACGCCGTGCACCTCGCGGTGCTGGAGGGAATCGACGTGGTCTACCTGGAGAAGATCGCCGGACGATTCGGCGTCGGGCTGCCGTCCCGCGTCGGCGGCCGCCAGCCCGCGCACTGCACGAGCGTCGGCAAGGTGCTGCTGGCCCACTCGCCCGAATCCGTGGTCGACCGTGTCGTCGAGGCCGGCCTGCCCCGCAGCACGCGATTCAGCATCGACTCGCCGACCGCGTTCCGCGCCGAACTGCAGAAGACCCGCGAACGCGGAGCGGCATACGACCGCGAGGAGGATCTCGTCGGCGTCAGCTGTGTCGCCGTGCCCGTGGGCACCGAGGACAACGTCGTCGCGGCCATCTCCGTGTGCGGTCCGAGCAGCCAGATCAAGCTCGATCACCGTCTGACCGCGCCGATTCGCATGTCCGCCAAGGGCACCTGGCGCAACTACATGTCGACCGCGACACCGGCCGGCGGCCGCACCGACCGATACTCCGCCTGA
- the bphC gene encoding biphenyl-2,3-diol 1,2-dioxygenase, translating to MTDIKGLGYVKIQTNDLERWRTFAFDVLGFAEGSGPDENALYLRMDERAARIVIVPGETDEVVTIGWEVRDHAGLVRVQEAVEGAGIAVKPLSVEEADARRVEEVITFQDPTGATIEIFHGAVLDHSPVVTPFGAKFVTGAQGLGHVVLPVMDFSGAFDFYTEVLGFLPRGAFRIPAPPEFGPMRVRFMGVNERHHSLALCPAPHGGAPGLVHIMVEVDTLDAVGQALDRVVKDGFSVSSTLGRHTNDKMVSFYVRAPGGWDIEFGTDGMKVDEKYYSAEEITADSYWGHDWSGSEPLAAM from the coding sequence ATGACAGACATCAAGGGACTGGGCTACGTCAAGATCCAGACCAACGACCTCGAGCGCTGGCGCACCTTCGCCTTCGACGTCCTCGGATTCGCCGAGGGCAGCGGGCCCGACGAGAACGCTCTCTACCTCCGCATGGACGAGCGGGCGGCGCGGATCGTGATCGTGCCGGGCGAGACGGACGAGGTCGTCACCATCGGGTGGGAGGTCCGCGATCACGCGGGCCTGGTCCGTGTCCAGGAGGCGGTCGAGGGAGCCGGTATCGCCGTCAAGCCGCTGTCGGTGGAGGAGGCCGACGCACGGCGCGTCGAGGAGGTCATCACGTTCCAGGACCCGACCGGCGCGACGATCGAGATCTTCCACGGCGCCGTCCTCGACCACAGCCCGGTGGTCACCCCGTTCGGAGCGAAGTTCGTGACCGGGGCGCAGGGCCTCGGCCACGTTGTGCTGCCGGTGATGGACTTCAGCGGAGCCTTCGACTTCTACACCGAGGTGCTGGGCTTCCTGCCCCGCGGCGCCTTCCGCATCCCGGCGCCGCCGGAGTTCGGTCCGATGCGGGTGCGCTTCATGGGTGTCAACGAACGTCACCACAGCCTGGCGCTGTGCCCCGCGCCGCACGGGGGTGCGCCCGGGCTGGTGCACATCATGGTGGAGGTCGACACGCTCGACGCCGTCGGCCAGGCGCTCGACCGCGTCGTGAAGGACGGGTTCTCCGTCTCCTCGACGCTCGGTCGCCACACCAACGACAAGATGGTGTCGTTCTACGTCCGGGCGCCGGGCGGCTGGGACATCGAGTTCGGCACCGACGGCATGAAGGTGGACGAGAAGTACTACTCCGCGGAGGAGATCACCGCCGACAGCTACTGGGGTCACGACTGGTCGGGGAGTGAGCCGCTGGCGGCGATGTAA
- a CDS encoding acyl-CoA dehydrogenase family protein, producing MTHEVLDNIMAIADQLRDQAPEAERIGRLPDDTAKKLREAGPIKLLQPGKYGGFEAHPREFAETVMAAASLDPATGWVCGIVGVHPWQLAFADPKVQDEVWGSDTDTWMASPYAPTGIATPVDGGYLFNGRWQFSSGTDHCDWIFLGAMLGDKDGAMALPPKMLHMILPRSDYEIVEDSWNVVGLKGTGSKDIIVRNAFVPDYRVMDADEVMNGTAVQKFGRTETLYNMPWSTMFPLGISSAVVGIAEGALAAHLDYQRDRVGAQGTAIKDDPYVLFAVGEAAADINAARQELLANVDKIWDLVESGKEVTFEDRAAGRRTQVRAAWRAVTAVDQIFARSGGNALRMDKPLQRYWRDAHAGLAHAIHVPSTVYHASALSSLGLDPADNLKSMI from the coding sequence ATGACCCACGAGGTTCTCGACAACATCATGGCGATCGCGGATCAACTCCGCGATCAGGCTCCCGAGGCCGAGCGGATCGGCCGGCTGCCCGACGACACGGCGAAGAAGCTCCGCGAGGCCGGGCCGATCAAGCTGCTGCAGCCCGGAAAGTACGGCGGCTTCGAGGCGCACCCGCGTGAATTCGCGGAGACGGTGATGGCCGCGGCGTCGCTCGACCCGGCCACCGGTTGGGTGTGCGGCATCGTCGGCGTGCATCCCTGGCAGCTGGCGTTCGCCGACCCGAAGGTGCAGGACGAGGTGTGGGGGTCCGACACCGACACCTGGATGGCCTCGCCGTACGCACCCACCGGGATCGCGACCCCCGTCGACGGCGGCTACCTCTTCAACGGCCGCTGGCAGTTCTCCTCGGGTACCGATCACTGCGACTGGATCTTCCTCGGGGCGATGCTCGGCGACAAGGACGGCGCCATGGCGCTGCCGCCGAAGATGCTGCACATGATCCTGCCGCGCAGCGACTACGAGATCGTCGAGGACTCGTGGAACGTCGTCGGGCTCAAGGGCACCGGGTCCAAGGACATCATCGTCCGGAACGCCTTCGTCCCCGACTACCGGGTGATGGACGCCGACGAGGTCATGAACGGCACCGCGGTGCAGAAGTTCGGCCGCACCGAGACGCTGTACAACATGCCGTGGTCGACGATGTTCCCCCTCGGCATCTCCTCCGCCGTCGTGGGAATCGCGGAGGGCGCCCTGGCCGCTCACCTCGACTACCAGCGCGACCGCGTCGGCGCGCAGGGCACTGCGATCAAGGACGACCCGTACGTGCTGTTCGCCGTGGGCGAGGCCGCGGCCGACATCAACGCCGCCCGCCAGGAACTGCTCGCCAACGTCGACAAGATCTGGGATCTCGTCGAGTCGGGCAAGGAAGTCACGTTCGAGGACCGCGCGGCCGGACGTCGCACCCAGGTGCGGGCCGCGTGGCGTGCGGTCACCGCCGTCGACCAGATCTTCGCACGGTCGGGCGGCAACGCGCTGCGCATGGACAAGCCCCTGCAGCGGTACTGGCGTGACGCGCACGCCGGCCTGGCGCACGCGATCCACGTGCCGAGCACCGTGTACCACGCCTCGGCGCTCAGCTCGCTCGGCCTGGACCCGGCCGACAACCTCAAGTCGATGATCTGA
- a CDS encoding Rieske 2Fe-2S domain-containing protein: MARNSAVDGDEVRMIEVGSAPTRFARGWHCLGLAKTFRDGAPHQIDAFGTSLVVFETSDGTLSVLDAYCRHMGGNLAHGTVKGDSIACPFHDWRWGGNGKCTGIPYARRVPPLARTRAWTTIERNGQLYVWNDPQGNPPPADVTIPEIEGFGSPEWTDWTWNSLLVEGSHCREIVDNVVDMAHFYYVHFSFPRYFKNVFEGHVATQYMQSTPRHDISVGTSYDDPNSTLRSDASYFGPSYMIDKLWSEANGMMIETVLINCHYPVSADSFVLQWGAMVKKPEGLSDEVANGMAAQFAEGVELGFKQDVDIWLNKSRIDNPLLSEEDGPVYQLRRWYQQFYVDVEDITEDMTKRFEFEIDTTRAVQSWEAEVADNLANGVVPLDTNA, from the coding sequence ATGGCGCGCAACAGTGCCGTTGACGGCGACGAAGTCCGGATGATCGAAGTGGGATCGGCACCAACGCGTTTCGCGCGCGGGTGGCACTGCCTGGGTCTGGCGAAGACCTTCAGGGACGGCGCCCCGCATCAGATCGACGCGTTCGGCACGTCGCTGGTGGTGTTCGAGACGTCCGACGGGACGCTCAGCGTCCTCGACGCCTACTGCCGCCACATGGGTGGCAACCTGGCGCATGGCACCGTGAAGGGCGACTCCATCGCCTGCCCGTTCCACGACTGGCGCTGGGGCGGCAACGGCAAGTGCACCGGAATCCCGTACGCGCGACGCGTCCCGCCGCTCGCCCGGACCCGGGCCTGGACGACCATCGAGCGCAACGGCCAGCTGTACGTCTGGAACGACCCGCAGGGCAACCCGCCGCCCGCCGACGTGACGATTCCCGAGATCGAGGGATTCGGCTCCCCGGAATGGACCGACTGGACCTGGAATTCGCTGCTCGTCGAGGGTTCGCACTGCCGCGAGATCGTCGACAACGTGGTCGACATGGCGCACTTCTACTACGTCCACTTCTCGTTCCCGCGCTACTTCAAGAACGTCTTCGAAGGGCACGTGGCCACCCAATACATGCAGTCGACGCCGCGCCACGACATCTCGGTCGGCACCAGCTACGACGACCCCAACTCCACGCTGCGCTCGGACGCGTCGTACTTCGGCCCGTCCTACATGATCGACAAGCTGTGGAGCGAAGCGAACGGCATGATGATCGAGACGGTGCTGATCAACTGCCACTACCCGGTCAGCGCCGACTCGTTCGTCCTGCAGTGGGGCGCCATGGTCAAGAAGCCCGAGGGGCTGTCGGACGAGGTCGCGAACGGCATGGCGGCGCAGTTCGCCGAGGGCGTCGAGCTCGGATTCAAGCAGGACGTCGACATCTGGCTGAACAAGTCGCGGATCGACAACCCGCTGCTGTCGGAGGAGGACGGTCCCGTCTACCAGCTGCGCCGCTGGTACCAGCAGTTCTACGTGGACGTCGAGGACATCACCGAAGACATGACCAAGCGTTTCGAATTCGAGATCGACACCACCAGGGCGGTGCAGAGCTGGGAAGCGGAGGTTGCCGACAACCTCGCCAACGGCGTCGTGCCGCTCGACACCAACGCCTGA
- a CDS encoding flavin-containing monooxygenase has product MGDVDAVVVGAGFAGLYAVHKLRSLGLTVQGVEAAAGVGGTWFWNRYPGARCDVESVDYSYSFSRELEQEWDWSEKYATQPEILAYIEHVADRFDLRDRFLFGTRVTSAELDEDTLRWEVRTDRGDVLSARYCIFATGALSTANMPNIPGRESFTGDTHHTGHWPHEGVDFTGRRVGIIGTGSSGIQSIPVIAEQADHLYVFQRSANYSVPAGNETWDDEMRRAIKAGYDERRRLSRESGGGSPYNAHPKSALEVSDEERRDAYETRWKLGGVLFAKTFPDQTKTEAANATAREFAEEKIRRLVDDPAVADTLIPNDHPIGTKRIVTDTNYFETYNRPNVTLVDLKAAPIESITPSGITTTDADYGLDTLVFATGFDAMTGALDRMRIVGRGGASLAEYWSEGPKTYLGLGVPGFPNLFVVTGPGSPSVLANMVLGAEQHVDWIADCIEHLWEKDYDAVEASVPATEQWVEHCRELAAQTLFPLANSWYMGANIPGKPRVFMPYIGGFGAYGRICADVAEEGFRGFEFSRSRTRLADPVG; this is encoded by the coding sequence ATCGGCGACGTGGACGCGGTCGTCGTCGGCGCGGGATTCGCGGGTCTGTACGCCGTCCACAAACTACGGAGCCTGGGTCTGACGGTCCAGGGGGTGGAGGCGGCCGCCGGCGTCGGCGGAACGTGGTTCTGGAACCGCTATCCCGGCGCCCGGTGCGACGTGGAAAGCGTCGACTACTCGTACTCGTTCTCACGGGAACTCGAGCAGGAGTGGGACTGGAGCGAGAAGTACGCCACCCAGCCCGAGATCCTGGCGTACATCGAACACGTCGCCGACCGGTTCGACCTCCGCGACCGCTTCCTGTTCGGCACCCGCGTGACGTCCGCGGAACTGGACGAGGACACGCTGCGGTGGGAGGTGCGCACCGACCGCGGCGACGTCCTGTCCGCCCGGTACTGCATCTTCGCGACCGGTGCGCTGTCCACCGCGAACATGCCGAACATCCCGGGACGCGAATCCTTCACGGGCGACACGCATCACACCGGTCACTGGCCGCACGAGGGTGTCGATTTCACCGGCCGGCGGGTCGGGATCATCGGTACCGGCTCCTCGGGTATCCAGTCGATTCCCGTCATCGCCGAGCAGGCCGACCACCTGTACGTGTTTCAGCGGAGCGCCAACTACAGCGTCCCGGCCGGGAACGAGACGTGGGACGACGAGATGCGGCGCGCGATCAAGGCGGGGTACGACGAGCGCCGGCGCCTGTCCCGGGAGAGCGGTGGCGGCTCGCCGTACAACGCGCACCCGAAGTCGGCGCTCGAGGTGTCCGACGAGGAGCGCCGCGACGCGTACGAGACGCGATGGAAGCTCGGCGGGGTGCTGTTCGCGAAAACCTTTCCGGACCAGACGAAGACCGAGGCCGCGAACGCGACCGCGCGGGAGTTCGCGGAGGAGAAGATCCGCCGCCTCGTCGACGACCCCGCGGTCGCGGACACGCTGATCCCGAACGATCACCCCATCGGCACCAAACGGATCGTCACCGACACGAACTACTTCGAAACGTACAACCGGCCGAACGTCACCCTCGTCGACCTCAAGGCGGCGCCGATCGAGTCGATCACCCCGTCGGGGATCACCACCACCGACGCCGATTACGGCCTCGACACGCTCGTGTTCGCCACCGGATTCGACGCCATGACCGGCGCCCTCGACCGCATGCGGATCGTCGGCCGGGGCGGGGCGTCCCTCGCCGAGTACTGGAGTGAGGGGCCGAAAACCTATCTGGGTCTCGGTGTTCCGGGGTTCCCGAACCTGTTCGTCGTGACGGGTCCGGGCAGCCCGTCGGTGCTGGCGAACATGGTGCTCGGCGCCGAGCAGCACGTCGACTGGATCGCGGACTGCATCGAGCACCTGTGGGAAAAGGACTACGACGCGGTCGAGGCGTCGGTCCCGGCCACCGAGCAGTGGGTGGAGCACTGCCGCGAACTCGCCGCGCAGACCCTGTTCCCGCTGGCGAACTCCTGGTACATGGGCGCCAACATTCCGGGCAAACCTCGGGTGTTCATGCCGTACATCGGCGGCTTCGGCGCGTACGGGCGGATCTGCGCCGACGTCGCGGAGGAGGGATTCCGCGGGTTCGAGTTCAGCCGGTCCCGCACCAGGCTCGCCGACCCGGTGGGATAG
- a CDS encoding RsiV family protein: MRGVRKSIVVSLVGVVLLAPAACSDRSGTAVSEPPATTTVSAADPTGDEATTSASLPYTETELQVTGSTGRVTYDVLIPQIEGGDPAVTAEFNESMRAALQDQIDGWGTDAFTLSSQEHSVAHIGEHVVSGLLVTSWNADPPGAHPTPIVATVVVNADTAAPITLDDLFPDLPAGLQALSDSSARLLPETVAGPDFERSGIEPTEANFANWLATPAGMEIHFNDYQVGPHAIGLVTITVPWDDLADVIDPELAPVVSS; this comes from the coding sequence ATGAGGGGCGTGCGGAAATCGATTGTGGTGTCACTGGTCGGCGTCGTGCTCCTCGCGCCGGCCGCGTGCTCCGACCGGTCCGGCACGGCGGTGAGCGAGCCGCCGGCAACGACGACCGTCTCCGCCGCGGATCCGACGGGGGATGAGGCGACCACGTCCGCGAGCCTGCCGTACACGGAGACCGAACTGCAGGTCACCGGTTCCACCGGCCGCGTCACCTACGACGTGCTCATCCCGCAGATCGAGGGCGGCGATCCGGCGGTCACCGCCGAGTTCAACGAATCGATGCGGGCCGCGCTCCAGGACCAGATCGACGGCTGGGGCACCGACGCGTTCACGCTGAGCAGCCAGGAACACAGCGTGGCGCACATCGGTGAGCACGTGGTCAGCGGGCTGCTGGTGACGTCGTGGAACGCCGATCCGCCCGGGGCGCATCCCACGCCGATCGTCGCGACGGTGGTGGTGAATGCCGATACGGCCGCACCGATCACGCTCGACGACCTCTTCCCCGACCTGCCGGCCGGGCTGCAGGCGCTGTCGGACAGTTCCGCGCGCCTGCTCCCCGAGACGGTCGCCGGACCGGACTTCGAGCGATCGGGCATCGAGCCGACCGAGGCGAACTTCGCCAACTGGCTGGCCACCCCGGCGGGCATGGAGATCCACTTCAACGACTACCAGGTGGGGCCGCACGCCATCGGACTCGTCACGATCACCGTGCCCTGGGACGACCTGGCCGACGTGATCGACCCGGAACTGGCTCCCGTCGTGTCGAGTTAG
- a CDS encoding LLM class flavin-dependent oxidoreductase — protein sequence MSAVLSILDLAYIREGDTARDSFDASVKLAQLAETRGYRRIWYAEHHNMPSIGSSATSVLIAHVAAHTDSIRLGAGGIMLPNHAPLTIAEQFGTLATLHPGRIDLGLGRAPGSDQKTMYALRRDAASADRFPQDVLELQAYLKGVSRVPGVDAIPGKGTDVPLYILGSSLFGAQLAAKLGLPYANASHFSPDSLVDAVTLYRERFEPSGELSEPYVIAGVNAIAADTTEDAHRQFEASLRRRVVQMVGRGRTFTPEEVDLIMTSPAGQQVAQMVRYSAVGTPTEVKTYLDEFAEHAQADELIVASHAENTESWLKTYDLLADVWHSAPVRLSGS from the coding sequence GTGAGTGCTGTCCTGTCGATTCTGGATCTGGCCTACATCCGCGAGGGCGACACTGCGCGGGACAGTTTCGACGCGAGCGTGAAACTCGCGCAGCTCGCGGAGACCCGCGGGTACCGCCGCATCTGGTACGCCGAGCACCACAACATGCCGTCGATCGGTTCCTCGGCCACGAGTGTCCTCATCGCGCACGTCGCCGCGCACACCGACAGCATCCGGCTCGGCGCGGGCGGCATCATGCTGCCCAACCACGCGCCGCTGACGATCGCCGAGCAGTTCGGAACCCTCGCGACCCTGCACCCCGGCCGCATCGACCTCGGTCTCGGCCGCGCCCCCGGCAGCGACCAGAAGACGATGTACGCGCTGCGCCGCGACGCCGCGTCCGCGGACCGGTTCCCGCAGGACGTGCTGGAACTCCAGGCGTACCTCAAAGGCGTGTCACGGGTTCCCGGCGTCGACGCGATCCCCGGCAAGGGCACCGACGTTCCGCTGTACATCCTCGGATCGTCGCTGTTCGGCGCGCAGCTCGCCGCGAAGCTCGGCCTGCCCTACGCCAACGCGTCCCACTTCTCCCCCGACTCCCTCGTCGACGCCGTCACGCTGTACCGGGAGCGGTTCGAACCGTCCGGGGAGCTGTCCGAGCCGTACGTGATCGCCGGCGTCAACGCCATTGCCGCCGACACCACCGAGGACGCGCACCGGCAGTTCGAGGCCTCGCTGCGGCGGCGGGTGGTGCAGATGGTCGGACGCGGGCGGACGTTCACCCCCGAGGAGGTCGACCTCATCATGACGTCCCCGGCGGGTCAGCAGGTCGCGCAGATGGTGCGCTACTCCGCCGTCGGCACACCCACCGAGGTCAAGACGTACCTCGACGAGTTCGCCGAGCACGCACAGGCCGACGAGCTGATCGTCGCGTCCCACGCCGAGAACACCGAGTCCTGGCTGAAGACGTACGACCTGCTCGCCGACGTGTGGCACTCCGCACCCGTGCGCCTTTCTGGTAGCTAG